A stretch of Lactuca sativa cultivar Salinas chromosome 6, Lsat_Salinas_v11, whole genome shotgun sequence DNA encodes these proteins:
- the LOC111905117 gene encoding probable enoyl-CoA hydratase 2, mitochondrial, which translates to MVVFSSIGKRFCNRSFNDTKSYLLPSRLQFQSIRTLLLQSASESVKVQKLSDADSGIIQINMNRPEAKNALGKDFLKGLQNSFEAVSVDSSAKVLMICSSVSKVFCAGADLKERRTMDIPEVRAFVNSLRSTFSFLEALQIPTIAVIEGAALGGGLEMALSCDIRICGEDAKLGLPETSLAVIPAAGGTQRLPRLIGSSIAKELIFTGRKITPKEALSFGLINYCVPAGDAYSKAIEIAREINQKGPVAIRMAKRAINHGLEMEIGCGLELEEECYEEILVTGDRLEGLNAFSEKRKPLYKGE; encoded by the exons ATGGTGGTTTTCTCCAGCATTGGCAAACGATTTTGCAATCGATCATTCAATGATACAAAATCCTACTTATTACCCTCTCGACTGCAATTCCAGAGTATCCGAACACTCCTCCTTCAGTCCGCTTCGGAATCCGTCAAAGTTCAAAAACTTTCCGATGCCGATTCAG GAATTATCCAAATTAACATGAATAGACCCGAAGCTAAAAATGCCCTTGGGAAGGATTTTCTAAAAGGACTACAGAATAGCTTTGAAGCTGTAAGTGTAGACTCATCTGCAAAAGTGTTGATGATATGCAGCTCAGTCTCTAAAGTCTTCTGTGCAGGTGCTGATTTGAAG GAAAGAAGAACCATGGATATACCCGAAGTTCGAGCTTTTGTCAACTCACTAAGGTCAACATTTTCATTCTTAGAG GCACTTCAAATCCCAACTATTGCAGTTATAGAAGGTGCAGCATTGGGTGGGGGACTTGAAATGGCTTTATCTTGTGATATCCGAATATGTG GAGAAGATGCCAAACTTGGCTTACCAGAAACCAGTCTTGCTGTAATACCAGC gGCTGGAGGGACACAAAGGCTTCCTAGGTTAATTGGAAGCTCAATAGCCAAAGAACTTATTTTCACAGGCCGAAAGATCACTCCCAAAGAAGCATTGTCATTTG GTCTGATTAACTATTGTGTTCCTGCGGGTGATGCGTATTCAAAGGCGATTGAAATTGCACGTGAGATAAATCAAAAG GGTCCTGTGGCTATACGGATGGCTAAAAGAGCGATTAACCATGGTTTAGAAATGGAGATTGGGTGTGGTTTGGAATTGGAAGAAGAATGCTATGAAGAGATATTGGTGACGGGTGATAGGTTAGAAGGGTTGAATGCGTTTTCTGAGAAGCGAAAACCTTTGTATAAAGGCGAATGA